The following proteins are encoded in a genomic region of Arthrobacter jiangjiafuii:
- a CDS encoding V-type ATP synthase subunit D, whose product MSGFRSGGSRAEKADVERRLATATRGAELLDRKQRILRLAIDGLQEEADAARLAWEQAAAEAAVWLKRAAGLDGEDRIAQSAPAEPAAVQVRWGGAMGISYPEGSECLLPAQSPGGGSSALAFAAASHRAALEAAVAAASAGRALQLVSAELASTRTRQRAVENRWIPNLQDQLGRIERKVAEQELEESLRLRWSAGII is encoded by the coding sequence GTGAGCGGGTTTCGCAGCGGCGGCAGCCGGGCCGAAAAGGCTGATGTTGAGCGCCGCCTGGCCACCGCCACCCGCGGAGCCGAGCTGCTGGACCGCAAGCAGCGGATCCTGCGGCTGGCCATCGACGGGCTGCAGGAAGAGGCCGACGCCGCCCGGCTGGCCTGGGAGCAGGCCGCCGCCGAGGCGGCAGTGTGGTTGAAACGGGCGGCCGGCCTGGACGGTGAGGACAGGATCGCCCAGTCCGCACCGGCCGAACCGGCAGCGGTGCAGGTGCGGTGGGGTGGCGCCATGGGGATCTCCTACCCCGAGGGGTCCGAATGTCTGTTGCCCGCACAATCCCCGGGCGGCGGAAGCTCAGCCCTGGCTTTCGCGGCGGCCTCACACCGGGCCGCGCTGGAAGCCGCGGTTGCGGCTGCGAGCGCCGGGCGGGCCCTGCAGCTGGTGTCAGCCGAACTGGCATCCACCCGCACCCGGCAGCGGGCCGTCGAAAACCGGTGGATCCCCAACCTGCAGGATCAGCTGGGCAGAATTGAACGCAAGGTGGCCGAGCAGGAACTGGAGGAGAGCCTGCGGCTGCGCTGGTCTGCGGGGATCATTTAA